One region of Merismopedia glauca CCAP 1448/3 genomic DNA includes:
- a CDS encoding Uma2 family endonuclease: MTTLTLPLMVDLKHVHLTDEQFYQLCINNPDLNIERNAAGVLIFMSPVGGYSGNREMELGIDLGIWNRQTGLGKVFSSSTIFKLPGGGNRSPDAAWVELSRWEALTPEQRQKFPPIAPDFIIELRSRTDDLPTLQAKMQEYQDSGVRLAWLFDPQNQQVEIYRQGQEKEVLALPTQLSGEAVLPGFTLEVARFTD; this comes from the coding sequence ATGACAACTCTCACACTACCTTTGATGGTGGATCTCAAGCACGTTCATTTGACTGACGAGCAGTTCTATCAACTCTGTATCAACAATCCAGATCTCAACATTGAACGCAATGCAGCAGGAGTTTTAATTTTTATGTCACCTGTTGGTGGATATAGCGGTAATCGAGAAATGGAATTGGGAATCGATCTGGGGATTTGGAACCGCCAAACTGGATTGGGGAAAGTTTTTAGTTCCTCCACTATTTTTAAGCTACCAGGTGGAGGAAATCGATCGCCTGATGCAGCTTGGGTGGAATTATCTCGCTGGGAAGCTTTAACTCCCGAACAACGCCAGAAATTCCCGCCGATCGCTCCCGATTTTATCATTGAATTACGCTCTCGCACTGACGATCTGCCAACTCTGCAAGCCAAAATGCAGGAATATCAAGATAGTGGGGTGCGACTCGCTTGGTTGTTCGATCCTCAAAACCAACAGGTAGAAATCTATCGCCAAGGGCAAGAAAAAGAGGTGCTAGCATTGCCGACACAACTCTCTGGGGAAGCCGTATTACCTGGATTTACGCTAGAGGTGGCAAGATTTACGGATTAA
- a CDS encoding class I SAM-dependent methyltransferase: MDENKLNSLVGQFLQDLGGAFSVPLVQIGEHLGLYEALNDAGPSTVTEIAQSTGVAERYMREWLSAQAASKYISYDADTEKFWMTPEQAFLLADRDSPFYLAPAFGAAATFQQNEPQVREVFKTGAGIPWGEQTQCLSCAVARFFRPGYQNNLVQSWLPALNGMVEKLEQGARVADVGCGHGITTAIMAQAFPNSEFVGFDFHQPSIDAARDHVAAHSLTNVRFEVSLAKELPGHYDLVTIFDCLHDMGDPVGAMKHVRELLDENGACMIVEPMAGDRLADNLNPVSRLYYSASTMVCVPTSLAQENGAALGAQAGEKRLREAIVDGAGFSHLNRVAETPFNLVLEARP; this comes from the coding sequence ATGGACGAGAATAAGCTAAATTCTTTGGTCGGACAATTCCTTCAAGACCTAGGCGGAGCATTTAGCGTGCCTCTTGTGCAAATTGGGGAGCATCTTGGACTCTATGAAGCCCTCAATGATGCCGGTCCTAGCACAGTAACGGAGATCGCCCAATCGACGGGTGTTGCCGAACGCTACATGAGAGAATGGCTCAGTGCTCAGGCTGCCTCAAAATATATTTCCTACGATGCGGACACAGAGAAGTTCTGGATGACTCCCGAACAAGCATTTTTGCTAGCCGATCGAGATAGTCCGTTTTACCTAGCTCCGGCCTTTGGGGCTGCTGCCACGTTCCAGCAAAACGAACCGCAGGTGCGCGAAGTATTCAAGACTGGAGCTGGAATTCCTTGGGGAGAACAAACCCAATGCCTGTCCTGCGCTGTTGCAAGGTTCTTTCGCCCTGGCTATCAGAACAATTTAGTTCAGTCGTGGCTGCCTGCCCTGAACGGTATGGTGGAAAAACTAGAGCAGGGAGCGAGAGTTGCTGATGTTGGTTGCGGGCACGGAATTACCACCGCAATTATGGCTCAGGCATTTCCCAACTCGGAATTTGTCGGATTTGATTTTCACCAGCCCTCAATTGACGCAGCGCGGGATCATGTAGCAGCTCACAGCCTGACCAATGTAAGATTTGAGGTTAGTCTAGCCAAGGAACTCCCTGGTCATTATGACTTGGTAACAATTTTCGACTGCCTGCATGACATGGGCGATCCGGTTGGAGCGATGAAGCACGTCCGCGAATTGCTCGACGAGAATGGCGCGTGCATGATTGTCGAGCCTATGGCAGGAGATCGCTTGGCGGACAACCTCAATCCGGTCAGTCGGCTGTACTATTCTGCGTCAACAATGGTCTGCGTCCCGACTTCATTGGCTCAGGAAAACGGTGCTGCCCTCGGAGCCCAAGCAGGAGAAAAACGTCTCAGGGAAGCAATTGTGGATGGCGCTGGTTTTAGCCACCTCAACCGCGTTGCAGAAACCCCATTTAACCTCGTTCTTGAAGCGCGCCCCTGA
- a CDS encoding DICT sensory domain-containing protein codes for MSIPTSILADLLSAIPEIRTQLYFKSSLTALSHAMEDQVLAGSEPPLVIASFQRERFYRQEAHRYRRIADKTRQVYILAAPETEFKNCSQEYETVAFEPEDGLAQEWHLVVISPSYCCGLICREKIVEDKTEAKVTCRQNTPTKVAQPIAAMDTSRRFEGIWTFERPIVSLAAELLLKQILVYRPELSDKVRQAFNLYQIKPEIKPSKVITPRNEGFTNYEAFVQRLVTYLQAGQYKLLKAYRSIADREQKERLVNSITTAIRRSLDPEEILQAAVEQLGIAVAASRCLIYRCQATDRETEIIHEFCATYPKKRGKIPSIQGKIWSFGNNPLFEKVAQTLEPVCVNDAATDELLIDRPDVQSLVEKYKIRSWLMVPVVYKDQLLGIVEIHHCGESEPQWQENEVGLVEAIAAQIAVALLQAQAYTNLENLNQQLEALDRTRSNLVAITGHELRTPLSTIQVCLESLASEPDMSLELRQVMLNTALQDGERMRKLIQDFLTLSRLEGGQVDWHPETLSLKECVELAISGLRARNLETKIPKIIVNLPPKLLVRADGEWLVEVLAKLMDNACKFTTPQGQVIVTAIADDPSMVEVTITDTGRGITPESLETVFDLFYQEEGALRRTTGGTGLGLAICRQIVNNWGGKIWAQSAGKNQGSQFHFTVPLVSSHPSRTLENKLQRSP; via the coding sequence ATGAGTATTCCTACTTCTATCTTGGCAGACTTACTCAGTGCCATTCCCGAAATCAGAACCCAACTTTACTTCAAATCTTCCCTCACAGCGCTGTCTCACGCTATGGAAGATCAGGTTTTAGCAGGTTCCGAACCGCCTCTAGTTATTGCTAGTTTCCAAAGGGAAAGGTTTTATCGGCAAGAAGCTCACCGTTATCGGCGGATTGCTGACAAAACTAGACAAGTATATATCTTAGCGGCTCCAGAAACGGAATTTAAAAACTGTTCGCAGGAGTATGAAACAGTCGCTTTTGAACCAGAAGATGGACTAGCTCAAGAATGGCACTTAGTAGTAATTAGTCCTAGTTATTGTTGCGGCTTGATCTGTCGCGAAAAAATAGTTGAAGACAAAACCGAAGCAAAAGTAACGTGTAGGCAAAACACGCCAACTAAAGTGGCTCAACCAATAGCAGCAATGGATACCTCCCGCAGATTTGAAGGTATTTGGACATTTGAGCGCCCCATTGTTTCTTTAGCCGCAGAACTTTTACTGAAACAGATTTTAGTTTATAGACCGGAATTGAGTGATAAAGTGCGACAAGCATTTAATCTTTATCAAATAAAACCAGAAATCAAGCCTAGCAAAGTTATTACGCCTAGAAATGAAGGATTTACTAACTACGAAGCTTTTGTGCAAAGGCTAGTTACCTACCTCCAAGCAGGACAGTATAAACTCCTCAAAGCCTATCGTTCTATTGCCGATCGCGAGCAAAAAGAAAGGTTAGTTAACTCAATCACTACCGCCATTAGACGTTCTCTCGATCCAGAGGAAATTTTGCAAGCAGCAGTAGAACAACTGGGAATAGCTGTGGCTGCTAGTAGATGTCTAATTTATCGTTGTCAAGCTACAGATAGAGAAACTGAGATTATTCATGAATTCTGTGCCACTTATCCGAAAAAGCGGGGCAAAATTCCATCTATTCAAGGCAAAATCTGGTCTTTTGGCAATAATCCTTTGTTCGAGAAAGTAGCTCAAACTCTAGAACCAGTTTGCGTCAATGATGCAGCTACAGATGAATTGCTGATCGATCGCCCAGATGTCCAAAGTTTAGTCGAAAAATATAAAATTCGCTCTTGGCTGATGGTTCCAGTCGTTTACAAAGACCAACTCTTGGGAATCGTCGAAATCCACCATTGTGGGGAAAGTGAACCTCAGTGGCAAGAAAATGAGGTAGGGTTAGTCGAAGCGATCGCGGCTCAAATTGCTGTAGCCTTACTCCAAGCCCAAGCTTACACCAATTTAGAAAATCTCAACCAACAATTAGAGGCTTTAGATCGAACCCGTTCCAATTTAGTCGCGATTACAGGTCATGAATTACGCACTCCTCTGTCAACGATTCAAGTATGCTTAGAAAGTCTCGCCAGCGAACCAGATATGTCTCTTGAGTTGCGTCAGGTGATGCTAAACACGGCATTGCAAGACGGGGAACGGATGCGGAAGCTGATTCAAGATTTTTTGACTCTATCCCGTCTCGAAGGCGGTCAAGTAGACTGGCATCCTGAAACCTTATCTTTGAAAGAATGCGTCGAGTTAGCAATTAGCGGTCTGCGCGCCAGGAACCTAGAAACCAAAATTCCGAAAATTATCGTTAATCTACCTCCTAAACTCTTGGTTCGTGCTGATGGTGAATGGCTTGTGGAAGTCTTGGCAAAGCTGATGGATAATGCTTGCAAATTCACTACCCCACAAGGACAAGTAATTGTGACTGCGATCGCCGACGATCCCTCTATGGTAGAAGTGACAATTACCGATACCGGTCGTGGCATTACCCCAGAAAGCCTAGAAACAGTATTTGACCTATTTTATCAAGAAGAAGGCGCTCTACGACGGACTACAGGCGGAACAGGCTTGGGTTTAGCCATTTGTCGGCAAATCGTCAATAACTGGGGCGGCAAAATCTGGGCCCAATCGGCAGGAAAAAACCAAGGCAGCCAATTCCATTTTACCGTTCCCTTAGTTTCCAGTCATCCCAGCCGAACTCTAGAAAATAAACTACAGCGATCGCCATAA
- a CDS encoding glycosyl hydrolase family 28-related protein — protein sequence MLKKPFKLLLCLGLIPTIFNGTIPVLAATQPVSLDKKFPNISNIVNIKTAYGAKGDGITDDTQAILQAIRDNLGYKSGKKVIYFPKGTYLVSDTLVWKNNSGNWENFLAFQGENPNTSIIKLKDKATGYQDPQNPKAVIYTAGIGGFPNGGGGRSHRNYIFDLTVDTGKGNAGAVGIDYHANNLGALRNVTIRSGDGSGTVGLSMSRGWPGPCLIKNVKIVGFNLGIDTVSPEYSITLENITLENQKVAGIRNMWNILSIHGLTSNNRVPVIKHENTTQAYSRDTRNLTVLIDAKLNGGSPENVAIDNYAGNVYLRNVKTTGYQAVVKNRGQIIPGTSITEYVSAQALSLFNSTGRSLKLPIEEAPVFHDNNLENWVNVADFGATPSDGSNDTTAIQKAIDSSINSGKTTLYFPTGYYRINKTLILRGNIKKILGLYARLESYDNVFFSNSQAPQPFLRIGNGNPDTVIINGLDTGGGIGDNAGAIGIEQATRRTLVLEDLRLGGSRSYRGISGAGKLFLEDIWGSKFEFSSTQKVWARQLNPEINDWKIRNNGAKLWILGLKTENNTTSLGSPTVIETRNGGSTELLGGLIYPTKDVPNSAPAFINQNSNVSLIYAVSAFQSFTRNHNIHIQETKQGNTKSLLRTNVLGRDVYGSVMPLYSGVTP from the coding sequence ATGTTGAAAAAGCCATTTAAATTATTACTATGTCTGGGATTAATTCCTACAATATTTAACGGAACCATACCTGTCTTAGCTGCAACACAGCCAGTTTCACTAGATAAAAAGTTCCCCAATATTTCTAACATCGTTAATATTAAAACTGCCTATGGAGCTAAAGGAGATGGTATAACTGATGATACTCAAGCAATATTACAGGCAATTAGAGATAACTTAGGTTATAAAAGTGGCAAGAAAGTCATTTACTTTCCTAAAGGGACTTATTTAGTTAGTGATACTTTAGTCTGGAAAAATAACTCAGGCAACTGGGAAAACTTTTTGGCTTTCCAAGGTGAAAATCCAAATACATCGATTATTAAATTAAAAGATAAAGCGACCGGATATCAAGATCCACAAAATCCTAAAGCAGTAATTTACACCGCAGGGATAGGAGGATTTCCAAATGGTGGTGGTGGACGCTCTCATCGCAATTATATATTTGATTTAACCGTAGATACTGGCAAAGGAAATGCAGGTGCAGTAGGTATAGATTATCATGCAAATAATCTTGGTGCCTTAAGAAACGTCACCATTCGCTCTGGAGATGGTAGTGGAACAGTTGGTTTAAGTATGTCTAGGGGATGGCCAGGACCTTGTTTAATTAAAAATGTGAAGATCGTTGGTTTTAATTTGGGTATTGATACGGTAAGTCCTGAATATTCTATCACTTTAGAAAATATTACTTTAGAAAATCAGAAAGTTGCTGGTATCCGCAATATGTGGAATATATTGAGCATTCACGGGTTAACTAGCAACAATCGCGTTCCAGTAATTAAGCATGAAAATACTACCCAAGCTTATTCGAGAGATACGCGAAATTTAACTGTATTAATTGATGCTAAGTTAAATGGTGGTAGTCCCGAAAATGTAGCGATTGATAATTATGCGGGAAACGTTTATTTGCGGAATGTGAAAACTACTGGTTATCAAGCTGTAGTTAAAAATAGAGGGCAAATAATTCCTGGAACTAGTATTACTGAATACGTATCAGCACAGGCATTAAGTTTATTTAATTCCACTGGGCGATCGCTCAAATTGCCAATAGAAGAAGCCCCAGTTTTCCACGATAATAACCTTGAAAACTGGGTGAATGTGGCTGATTTTGGAGCTACACCTAGTGATGGTTCTAATGACACTACTGCAATTCAAAAAGCAATTGATTCATCGATTAATTCTGGGAAAACAACCCTATATTTCCCAACTGGTTATTACCGAATTAATAAAACTCTGATTCTCAGAGGTAATATCAAAAAAATACTTGGACTCTACGCTCGTTTAGAATCTTACGACAACGTGTTCTTTAGCAATTCTCAAGCACCTCAACCATTTTTACGGATTGGCAATGGTAACCCAGATACCGTCATTATCAACGGTTTAGATACAGGTGGAGGTATTGGGGATAATGCTGGAGCGATTGGGATTGAACAAGCGACTCGTAGAACTTTAGTTTTAGAAGATCTCCGATTAGGGGGAAGTAGGTCTTATCGAGGTATTTCTGGGGCAGGTAAACTATTTTTAGAAGATATTTGGGGTTCTAAGTTTGAGTTTAGCAGTACTCAAAAAGTCTGGGCTAGACAACTCAATCCAGAAATTAATGACTGGAAAATTCGGAATAATGGAGCCAAATTGTGGATTTTAGGCTTGAAAACCGAAAATAATACCACTAGCTTAGGTTCTCCAACAGTGATTGAAACTCGTAATGGTGGCTCTACAGAACTTTTAGGTGGACTAATTTACCCTACTAAAGATGTACCTAATTCTGCACCAGCATTTATCAATCAAAATTCAAATGTGTCGCTGATTTATGCGGTGAGTGCTTTCCAGTCTTTCACGAGAAATCATAATATTCACATCCAAGAAACTAAACAGGGGAATACAAAAAGTTTACTGAGAACCAATGTTTTAGGGAGAGATGTATATGGTTCTGTAATGCCTTTATATTCAGGAGTTACACCGTAG
- a CDS encoding exopolysaccharide biosynthesis protein: MAQLSKDLHRYFIETPPGDRVTLSDVLVLAGERTFGFLFVLLALPSALPIPAAGYSTPFGIVMLLLAVQLILGSQSPWLPAKMMKYPIALTRVQGIVKAGIPWMQRIEKLSKPRLRGICTTRIGRGILGLAIALMAISMMIPIPGTNTLPAMGIFVIGFGLLEDDGAISLGGLVLCLMGATLTISILYALSVGGTSLYDWLKATLKQVLGG, from the coding sequence ATGGCTCAACTGTCTAAAGATTTGCATCGCTACTTTATCGAAACCCCACCTGGCGATCGCGTTACTCTATCTGATGTACTAGTCTTAGCAGGCGAACGCACCTTCGGCTTTCTATTTGTCTTATTAGCCCTTCCTTCTGCCTTACCAATCCCTGCTGCTGGATATTCTACCCCTTTTGGGATTGTGATGCTGTTACTAGCAGTTCAGCTAATATTAGGCTCTCAAAGCCCTTGGTTACCCGCTAAAATGATGAAATATCCCATCGCTCTAACTCGCGTTCAGGGGATTGTCAAAGCTGGGATTCCTTGGATGCAACGCATCGAGAAACTATCCAAACCCCGTTTGAGAGGTATTTGTACTACTAGAATTGGTAGAGGGATTTTGGGATTAGCGATCGCTTTGATGGCAATTTCAATGATGATTCCGATTCCAGGCACTAATACCCTCCCAGCTATGGGCATTTTCGTGATTGGTTTTGGTTTATTAGAAGATGACGGAGCAATTAGTTTGGGAGGATTAGTTCTTTGTTTAATGGGAGCTACTTTGACTATCTCCATACTCTACGCCTTATCTGTAGGCGGAACGAGTCTTTATGACTGGCTTAAAGCAACATTGAAACAGGTGCTGGGAGGTTGA
- the glgB gene encoding 1,4-alpha-glucan branching enzyme has translation MSITIAPDQIDRIARNQHEDPFQVLGPHSMEENGKIIWAVRAYLPNAEKASVVCPELRTEYPMHSVHNPHFFECQIELVELPNYQLRIQENGHERVTYDPYAFSSPGLSDYDIHLFAEGNHHRIYEKLGAHAIELEGVKGVYFAVWAPNARNVSLLGDFNLWDGRKHQMRRRANGIWEMFIPEIGVGEHYKYEIKNHQGHIYEKSDPYGFQQEIRPKTASIVTDLHKYTWNDSEWMETRRHRDPLKQPVSVYECHLGSWMHGSTAEPPLLENGETGTSVMVSDYKPGARFLTYRELAAKLIPYVKELGFTHIEVLPVAEHPFDGSWGYQVTGYYAPTSRFGTPEDFMYFVDQCHANGIGVLVDWVPGHFPKDGHGLAFFDGTHLYEHADPRKGEHKEWGTLVFNYGRNEVRNFLVANALFWFDKYHIDGIRVDAVASMLYLDYFRKDGEWVTNQYGGRENLEAVEFLRQTNNIIFGYFPGVLSIAEESTAWPMVSWPTYVGGLGFNLKWNMGWMHDMLDYFHMDPWFRQFHQNNITFSIWYHHTENFMLALSHDEVVHGKSNMIGKMPGDEWQKFANARCLFSYMFTHPGKKTLFMSMEFGQWSEWNVWGDLEWQLLQYSPHAGLKQMMSELNHLYRSEPALYVQDYDPQGFDWIDCSDNRHSVVAFIRRSDNPQDFLIVVCNFTPQPHSHYRVGIPEKGFYQELFNSDAREYGGSNMGNLGGKWTDDWACQNQAYSIDLCLPPLAVLVLKLDRKVTQAALEGQSSSGA, from the coding sequence ATGTCCATCACCATTGCCCCAGACCAGATCGATCGCATTGCTAGGAACCAACATGAAGACCCATTTCAAGTACTTGGTCCCCATAGCATGGAAGAAAATGGCAAAATCATCTGGGCAGTGCGTGCCTACCTTCCGAACGCGGAAAAAGCCTCGGTAGTTTGTCCAGAACTTAGAACTGAGTATCCTATGCACTCAGTCCACAACCCACATTTTTTTGAATGTCAAATTGAACTAGTCGAACTACCAAATTATCAACTGAGAATTCAAGAAAACGGTCACGAACGAGTGACCTATGATCCATATGCTTTCAGTTCTCCTGGATTATCTGATTATGACATTCATTTATTTGCTGAAGGTAACCACCACCGGATATATGAAAAACTAGGCGCTCATGCGATCGAACTAGAAGGTGTTAAAGGGGTTTATTTTGCTGTTTGGGCACCTAATGCCCGTAACGTCTCTCTTTTAGGCGACTTTAACCTCTGGGATGGTCGCAAACACCAAATGCGTCGGCGGGCTAATGGAATTTGGGAAATGTTCATCCCCGAAATAGGAGTGGGAGAACATTACAAATACGAAATTAAAAACCATCAAGGGCATATCTATGAAAAAAGCGATCCCTATGGTTTCCAACAGGAAATTAGACCAAAAACAGCTTCTATAGTCACAGATCTCCATAAATATACTTGGAACGACTCAGAGTGGATGGAAACTCGCCGCCATAGAGATCCACTCAAACAACCAGTTTCGGTTTATGAATGTCACTTAGGTTCTTGGATGCATGGTTCCACTGCGGAACCACCTTTATTAGAAAATGGCGAAACCGGAACCTCTGTCATGGTATCTGACTACAAACCAGGGGCGCGTTTCCTTACCTACCGCGAGTTAGCAGCGAAGTTAATTCCTTATGTTAAAGAACTAGGTTTTACTCATATTGAAGTCTTACCCGTCGCCGAACATCCATTTGATGGTTCTTGGGGTTATCAAGTCACGGGTTATTATGCCCCTACTTCCCGCTTCGGTACTCCTGAAGATTTCATGTATTTTGTAGACCAATGCCACGCCAACGGGATTGGGGTACTTGTAGATTGGGTTCCCGGTCATTTCCCCAAAGATGGTCACGGTTTAGCCTTTTTTGATGGCACTCACCTGTACGAACACGCCGATCCTCGCAAGGGCGAACATAAGGAGTGGGGTACTTTAGTCTTTAACTACGGGCGCAATGAAGTTCGGAACTTTTTAGTCGCTAATGCGCTGTTTTGGTTTGATAAATACCATATTGATGGAATTAGAGTAGATGCTGTGGCTTCTATGCTCTATCTAGATTATTTCCGCAAAGATGGAGAATGGGTAACCAATCAGTATGGTGGTCGCGAAAATCTCGAAGCTGTAGAATTTCTCCGTCAGACAAACAATATTATCTTTGGCTATTTTCCTGGGGTGTTATCCATTGCTGAAGAATCTACTGCTTGGCCAATGGTATCATGGCCGACATATGTAGGCGGGTTAGGCTTCAACCTGAAGTGGAATATGGGTTGGATGCACGATATGCTCGATTACTTCCATATGGACCCTTGGTTCCGCCAATTCCATCAAAATAACATTACCTTCAGTATTTGGTATCACCACACCGAAAATTTCATGCTAGCACTATCTCACGATGAGGTAGTGCATGGCAAGAGTAACATGATTGGGAAAATGCCAGGGGATGAATGGCAAAAGTTTGCTAATGCCCGTTGTTTATTTTCTTATATGTTTACTCACCCCGGCAAAAAAACTCTATTTATGAGTATGGAATTCGGACAATGGAGTGAGTGGAATGTTTGGGGAGATTTAGAATGGCAGTTACTACAGTACAGTCCCCATGCTGGTTTAAAGCAAATGATGAGCGAACTCAATCACTTGTACCGCAGCGAACCAGCTCTATACGTTCAAGATTACGACCCCCAAGGGTTTGACTGGATTGATTGTAGCGATAATCGCCACAGTGTCGTGGCTTTTATTCGCCGCAGTGATAATCCTCAAGATTTTCTGATTGTGGTTTGCAATTTCACCCCTCAACCCCACAGTCACTACCGAGTCGGCATTCCAGAAAAGGGTTTTTATCAAGAACTATTCAATAGCGATGCCCGTGAGTATGGTGGCAGCAATATGGGTAACTTAGGTGGTAAGTGGACTGATGACTGGGCTTGTCAAAATCAGGCTTACTCTATCGATTTATGTTTGCCTCCTTTAGCTGTGTTGGTACTCAAGCTAGATCGTAAAGTAACTCAAGCGGCTTTAGAGGGTCAATCTAGTTCAGGCGCATAA